From a region of the Streptacidiphilus albus JL83 genome:
- a CDS encoding alpha/beta hydrolase translates to MPAVPVPLDAELQVAYDAYLAQEPDLAPMSVEMLSQIRAEVEAEVAALGDLSGGGRFTVSEPSVPGLDGEPEIPLLICTPADASASRPVLYFIHGGGFFCNDHRTGLDQVRETAERFGATLISVGYRLAPEHPYPAQINDAYAGLLWTVEHADELGVDPDRIIVTGVSAGGGLSAALALTVRDKGGPRLLGQLLLCPMLDDRNDSASAVQMDGTDFWNRSFNGFGWSSLLGALRGGADVPQYAAPARATDLTGLPPAFLDGGSAECLRDEIVAYAGRIWQAGGEAELHVWPGGTHGFDQEVPEARISKAAVAARDNWLERLLATD, encoded by the coding sequence GTGCCTGCCGTGCCTGTTCCACTCGACGCCGAACTGCAGGTCGCCTATGACGCCTACCTGGCGCAGGAGCCGGATTTGGCGCCGATGAGCGTCGAGATGCTGTCGCAGATCCGCGCGGAGGTCGAGGCCGAGGTGGCGGCGCTCGGTGACCTCAGCGGCGGCGGCCGTTTCACCGTCTCCGAGCCCTCGGTGCCCGGTCTGGACGGCGAGCCCGAGATCCCGCTGCTGATCTGCACGCCCGCCGACGCGTCCGCATCGCGGCCGGTGCTCTACTTCATCCACGGCGGCGGCTTCTTCTGCAACGATCACCGCACCGGGCTCGACCAGGTGCGTGAGACGGCCGAGCGGTTCGGGGCCACGCTGATCTCGGTGGGCTACCGGCTCGCGCCCGAGCACCCCTACCCCGCCCAGATCAACGACGCCTACGCCGGGTTGCTGTGGACCGTCGAGCACGCGGACGAACTCGGCGTCGACCCGGACCGCATCATCGTCACGGGCGTCAGCGCCGGCGGCGGCCTCAGCGCCGCGCTCGCCCTGACCGTGCGCGACAAGGGCGGTCCCCGCCTGCTCGGTCAACTGCTGTTGTGCCCCATGCTCGACGACCGCAACGACAGCGCCTCGGCCGTGCAGATGGATGGAACCGACTTCTGGAACCGCAGCTTCAACGGGTTCGGCTGGAGCTCGCTGCTCGGCGCCCTCCGGGGCGGGGCGGACGTCCCGCAGTACGCTGCGCCCGCCCGCGCCACCGATCTGACCGGCCTGCCGCCCGCGTTCCTCGACGGCGGCTCCGCCGAGTGCCTTCGCGACGAGATCGTCGCCTACGCCGGCCGGATCTGGCAGGCGGGTGGCGAGGCCGAGCTGCACGTGTGGCCCGGTGGCACTCACGGCTTCGACCAGGAAGTCCCCGAGGCACGGATCAGCAAGGCCGCCGTCGCGGCACGCGACAACTGGTTGGAGCGGCTCCTGGCCACCGACTGA